In Anguilla rostrata isolate EN2019 chromosome 1, ASM1855537v3, whole genome shotgun sequence, a genomic segment contains:
- the LOC135248545 gene encoding insulinoma-associated protein 2, whose translation MPRGFLVKRSKRTSPASYRMRDGDRDSSKVDQPQQTEGQTTVAIACSDARHPGDVRELWTSVPVETEQAQLSESAEKAERGLVSTDNIRDNIDNSGHGSPGRADASYSPIKPVGTELKKTFSERCLRSPAMAESFPVGAPVSSMERLLMNHSPFPPSDIKFDTPVHLYSPLHHVMKRPYLDSDRKGKPNKKTKVIRKLSFEDEVTTSPVLGLKIKKESPESKAASSSGHKKPLGEFICQLCKEEYPDPFSLAQHKCSRIVRVEYRCPECDKVFSCPANLASHRRWHKPRPVNVESQSGKKSQLPIDHSTEKQSTEGKENASKILVNDQHHSSLDSSQFPIQQHRSVDSGARQDQLRRKPQENSASVDHSFKVQDSCFDLHLRTGDSSMLLGCSETADPTIATYLPSGASEEVYECRYCSKKFRRQAYLRKHLAAHETIRSSSCNQIESGQITFPCHLCGAHFPSSEIRDKHRLWHAVREDILVNPVKSVNTLVRPDLMQREQQIFTCKHCPSTFFSSPGLTRHINKSHPTENRQVMLLQMPVRPGC comes from the coding sequence ATGCCCAGGGGATTTTTAGTTAAAAGGAGCAAACGGACTTCACCAGCATCTTACAGGATGCGCGATGGGGACAGAGACTCGTCTAAAGTGGATCAACCCCAACAAACAGAGGGGCAGACCACCGTGGCCATTGCATGTTCAGATGCACGACATCCCGGAGATGTCAGAGAATTATGGACGAGTGTCCCTGTAGAAACGGAACAGGCACAGCTTTCCGAAAGCGCAGAAAAAGCAGAAAGGGGTTTGGTCTCCACCGACAACATACGCGATAACATCGACAACTCCGGTCATGGCTCTCCGGGTCGAGCTGATGCTTCGTACAGTCCGATCAAACCAGTCGGCACAGAGCTTAAAAAAACGTTCTCTGAAAGGTGTCTGAGGTCACCGGCAATGGCAGAGTCCTTCCCAGTGGGCGCCCCCGTGTCTTCAATGGAAAGGTTACTGATGAATCACTCGCCCTTCCCGCCTTCAGACATTAAATTCGacacacctgttcacctgtACTCGCCGCTTCATCACGTCATGAAACGACCATACCTGGATTCCGATCGCAAAGGCAAACCGAATAAAAAGACCAAGGTGATTAGGAAACTCAGTTTCGAAGATGAGGTGACCACCTCACCTGTGCTGGGGTTGAAGATAAAAAAGGAAAGTCCGGAGTCGAAAGCTGCGTCCTCTTCTGGGCATAAGAAACCGCTGGGTGAGTTCATTTGCCAGCTGTGCAAGGAAGAGTATCCTGACCCGTTTTCACTCGCACAGCACAAGTGCTCAAGAATTGTCCGCGTAGAGTACCGCTGCCCTGAGTGCGATAAAGTTTTCAGTTGCCCAGCCAACCTGGCATCACATCGCAGGTGGCACAAGCCTCGTCCGGTTAACGTGGAATCCCAAAGCGGCAAGAAATCTCAACTGCCAATAGACCATAGCACCGAGAAACAATCCACAGAGGGGAAAGAAAACGCCAGCAAGATACTGGTTAACGATCAGCACCACTCCTCTCTGGATAGCTCCCAGTTCCCAATTCAACAACACCGCTCAGTGGATAGCGGCGCAAGGCAAGATCAGCTGCGACGAAAGCCGCAGGAAAATTCCGCGTCTGTAGACCACAGTTTCAAAGTCCAAGACAGCTGTTTCGACCTTCATCTGAGAACTGGCGATAGCTCGATGTTACTGGGATGCTCAGAAACCGCGGATCCGACCATTGCCACTTACTTGCCTTCTGGTGCGAGCGAGGAGGTTTATGAGTGCCGCTACTGTAGCAAGAAATTCAGAAGGCAAGCATACCTAAGAAAACATCTCGCTGCCCATGAAACAATTAGGTCATCTTCTTGCAACCAGATAGAAAGTGGGCAAATCACATTTCCTTGTCATCTGTGCGGGGCCCATTTTCCTTCTTCGGAAATACGGGATAAACACCGGTTGTGGCATGCGGTGAGAGAAGACATTCTCGTGAACCCAGTGAAGAGCGTGAACACATTAGTGAGACCAGACCTAATGCAAAGAGAACAACAGATATTTACTTGCAAACACTGTCCTTCTACTTTTTTCAGTTCACCTGGTTTGACAAGGCATATTAACAAGTCTCACCCGACGGAGAACCGGCAGGTGATGTTGTTACAAATGCCCGTAAGGCCAGGTTGCTAA